A single region of the Gracilibacillus caseinilyticus genome encodes:
- a CDS encoding DUF6583 family protein, whose product MEEVIHQEQPKQQKKKTKWIIIAVAIVAILIAGIVSVQAFILTSAKEDYFLAEKNSIQQLQETFESRFQQEIAWKEHTDENAIESVTKITGQMNVPSMAGMGYDQIINNANITIESAMDKQENMSSVSISAGMAGIELNGIEATLDNNDLFVGLPFLDNIIQVNGDDLGRILQEIDPDTFTGEENIDFSTLYNENPFATEDFTYINEEYLMYLYDKLPDEAFESNSEDITVGDNSINAEKITFSLSEEEVQNILKGLFDKMAADEKLREILVNQTFYMDYANVEVANEEIAAFEEDFVSAMEDASANVDSIKLPDGFESIIWVHDDIIVKRELAATLEDAGATAAVRIDGTNAVTDNNQVLDYNFTVDDGNTEETMNINADLSQQDGSANDMITFSAQDASFTIESNQTEQNETDKSFEHIFSFSQQGTQLMSLHWVGEGTYEEDQMTVNHTLFAEDGAALNQDTLSISLSQEGSTISEVETPDAGQVKNLSDMSGEEITQYFETDVMQQFQLWMGNMMGGMGTGGF is encoded by the coding sequence ATGGAAGAAGTGATTCATCAAGAACAACCCAAACAACAGAAAAAGAAAACCAAATGGATAATCATTGCGGTGGCAATTGTTGCTATTTTAATCGCAGGAATTGTATCTGTTCAAGCTTTTATACTTACATCCGCTAAAGAAGATTATTTCTTAGCAGAAAAAAACTCCATCCAGCAATTACAGGAAACCTTTGAATCAAGATTCCAGCAAGAAATAGCCTGGAAAGAACACACCGATGAGAATGCAATTGAATCTGTCACAAAAATAACTGGTCAGATGAACGTCCCAAGCATGGCGGGTATGGGGTATGACCAAATCATTAATAACGCAAATATTACGATAGAATCCGCAATGGATAAACAAGAAAATATGTCATCTGTTAGTATTTCAGCGGGGATGGCAGGTATTGAACTAAACGGTATTGAAGCTACTCTTGACAATAATGACTTATTCGTAGGATTACCGTTTCTAGATAACATCATTCAAGTAAATGGAGATGATCTCGGGAGAATTTTGCAGGAAATCGATCCAGATACCTTTACTGGTGAGGAAAATATCGACTTCAGCACATTGTACAACGAGAATCCATTCGCAACAGAAGACTTTACTTACATTAACGAAGAATACTTGATGTATCTTTACGATAAACTTCCTGACGAGGCATTTGAATCAAACTCAGAGGACATAACGGTTGGCGATAATAGTATAAATGCCGAAAAGATTACCTTCTCTTTATCGGAAGAAGAAGTGCAAAATATATTAAAAGGACTATTCGATAAAATGGCAGCCGATGAAAAACTCCGGGAAATCCTTGTTAATCAGACCTTTTATATGGATTATGCCAATGTAGAAGTAGCGAATGAAGAAATCGCTGCATTTGAAGAAGACTTTGTTTCAGCAATGGAAGATGCTTCGGCAAATGTTGATTCTATTAAACTTCCAGATGGGTTTGAATCAATCATCTGGGTACACGATGATATTATCGTAAAAAGAGAGCTTGCTGCAACACTTGAAGATGCAGGAGCAACGGCAGCTGTCCGGATCGACGGAACGAATGCCGTCACAGATAATAATCAAGTATTGGATTATAACTTCACGGTAGATGATGGCAATACGGAAGAGACAATGAATATTAACGCCGATCTGTCTCAACAGGACGGATCAGCGAATGATATGATTACCTTTTCCGCACAAGATGCAAGCTTTACGATTGAGTCCAATCAAACAGAGCAAAATGAGACGGATAAATCATTTGAACATATTTTCTCTTTTTCCCAGCAAGGTACACAATTGATGAGCCTTCACTGGGTTGGCGAAGGAACATATGAAGAGGATCAAATGACGGTGAATCATACGCTTTTCGCAGAAGATGGCGCGGCGCTTAATCAGGATACATTATCTATCAGTCTCTCACAAGAAGGTTCCACCATTAGTGAAGTAGAAACCCCAGACGCTGGTCAAGTGAAAAACTTAAGCGATATGAGTGGAGAAGAAATTACGCAATACTTTGAAACAGACGTTATGCAGCAATTTCAATTGTGGATGGGTAATATGATGGGCGGAATGGGAACCGGTGGCTTTTAA
- a CDS encoding ABC transporter permease, translated as MKDILYTRWLLIKKQSISLCLWLFLPLLITIAILSVTESVQGDFTVPVGIVLEEENDSSLALYDELNDTSLITATLMSERKALRQLERHELDSVFVIRENYQSDLEQGSRNNLLEGYYSDRSFAYDIVKESIVSIIQQETGRVNAANTVIQLEQQLNGTANWSVHEITAKSKQIQTKENLLIHQFQYQGERAVADKNEATLNPWVIWAFSTMLITIFVFDWVIKERQQHVSVRFHFMKIPYPKYIVLNVLIYLLLFLITDGITAIVLSSQYGAAIPIINLLSFRLMICLFAFLFVSIWSNVYFMYVAAIIWTFGLMAIYSINLLGDVKWLYFINPLERFLSGEWTIGWLFICLIGTVIWFNREERNDA; from the coding sequence ATGAAAGATATTCTATACACACGGTGGTTACTGATTAAAAAACAATCGATCAGTCTCTGCCTCTGGTTGTTTCTGCCATTACTGATCACCATTGCGATTCTTTCTGTAACAGAATCGGTACAGGGTGACTTTACTGTCCCGGTAGGTATTGTCTTAGAGGAAGAAAACGACTCATCGCTCGCCTTATATGATGAATTAAATGACACATCGCTAATCACCGCCACATTAATGTCAGAACGGAAAGCTCTTCGACAATTAGAAAGGCATGAACTTGATAGCGTATTTGTAATAAGAGAAAATTATCAAAGTGACTTGGAACAGGGAAGCAGAAACAATTTGCTGGAAGGATATTATTCCGATCGTTCCTTCGCCTATGATATTGTAAAAGAATCAATAGTATCGATTATTCAACAGGAGACCGGACGAGTTAATGCTGCTAATACTGTTATTCAGTTAGAACAGCAATTAAATGGTACAGCGAATTGGTCGGTCCATGAAATTACAGCGAAGTCAAAGCAAATCCAAACGAAAGAGAATTTATTGATACATCAATTTCAATACCAAGGAGAACGTGCGGTAGCTGATAAGAACGAAGCAACATTAAATCCTTGGGTAATCTGGGCTTTTTCAACCATGCTGATTACGATCTTTGTCTTTGACTGGGTAATAAAAGAACGACAGCAACATGTCAGTGTTCGCTTCCATTTTATGAAGATACCCTATCCTAAATATATAGTGTTGAATGTTTTAATCTATCTGCTTTTATTTCTCATCACCGATGGAATAACGGCTATTGTACTGTCTTCACAATATGGAGCAGCGATACCTATTATTAATCTGCTGTCTTTTCGGTTGATGATCTGTTTATTTGCCTTTTTATTTGTTTCGATTTGGAGCAATGTCTATTTCATGTATGTTGCTGCAATTATTTGGACATTTGGATTAATGGCGATATACAGTATTAACTTGTTAGGAGACGTGAAGTGGCTCTACTTCATCAATCCGTTAGAGCGATTTCTATCAGGAGAATGGACAATTGGCTGGCTATTCATCTGTCTCATCGGCACAGTGATCTGGTTTAACCGAGAGGAGAGAAATGATGCTTAA
- a CDS encoding NAD-dependent epimerase/dehydratase family protein yields the protein MKKVIIIGGAGTVGEILYNHLTTDYHVLVFDKMVKNETDTHKQMDATNYDEMLEKIPEDTDVIINLLRIDTSNAIENVEAFNQMTDVFFKASYYLMLVAKQFQIAKVIYASSNHATDYYEENGYSNLAREITTKDYPFPKGLYGVLKVASEEAGFIFSLHTELSVINIRIGSVPKDEKKALLKNDRLSRTLLSKQDLVALFTAAIEADVKYGTYYGVSNNTDKPWDISNAIDELGYRPHVNTDQLKSHD from the coding sequence TTGAAAAAAGTCATCATCATTGGTGGAGCTGGAACCGTTGGGGAGATATTATACAACCATCTAACAACTGACTATCATGTGCTGGTCTTCGATAAAATGGTTAAAAACGAAACCGATACGCACAAACAAATGGATGCAACAAACTATGATGAAATGCTAGAAAAGATACCGGAAGACACAGACGTCATTATCAATTTATTACGGATTGATACAAGTAATGCCATTGAAAATGTGGAAGCATTCAATCAGATGACAGATGTTTTCTTTAAGGCAAGCTATTACCTCATGCTGGTTGCCAAGCAATTTCAAATAGCTAAAGTGATTTATGCAAGCAGCAATCATGCCACAGATTATTATGAGGAAAACGGGTATTCCAATCTAGCAAGAGAAATAACTACCAAAGATTATCCCTTTCCTAAAGGGTTATATGGTGTGCTGAAAGTCGCATCAGAGGAAGCTGGCTTTATATTTTCGCTACACACAGAACTATCTGTCATTAATATCCGAATCGGGTCGGTACCAAAGGATGAAAAAAAAGCACTGTTAAAAAATGATCGATTATCTCGCACTTTACTTTCCAAACAAGATCTTGTCGCATTATTTACTGCAGCAATTGAAGCAGATGTAAAATACGGAACCTATTACGGCGTGTCAAATAATACCGATAAACCATGGGATATCTCAAATGCTATTGATGAGCTTGGTTATCGTCCTCACGTTAATACCGATCAGTTAAAGAGTCATGACTAG
- a CDS encoding ABC transporter permease: MKSLKHIYLFTKNNLTQLRRKWLSLPLILLVPIIITGLIAFSIVSIMDVAETDSLTIALVNFDQSEETKLIIELLEESSQVGDVLSMKEMKEPEAKQGITANELSSYVIFPEYFFQKLMDGQSSQLSIIGNPERPLQSQIINELIETLTRHIRSSQANILTINHYAKQLGINDEERNALLLEQFTDYFFYVLGSDKVVSEEQITNNATSSPTEYFSLAGWFTIVTIWLFIIYSMLQKDSSAKMKERVHLYGVTDLQQAAATIVTTLFVTAMMATATFFLYLFFFDDITITTENGFRIACLLICHNMMVLQCFTIIEWLLKSQKGKLLIQSLFTAIVILFSGAIIPKIYFPVYLENFFSYSFAHQSFYWIEQIMLNGRFYAEFMGLTMTVVIGWIVLIIMSSWKGRVYK; the protein is encoded by the coding sequence ATGAAATCTCTGAAACATATTTACTTGTTTACGAAAAACAATCTAACCCAGCTAAGGAGGAAGTGGCTATCACTTCCTCTTATTTTACTGGTACCCATCATCATCACAGGGCTTATCGCCTTTTCAATTGTATCTATAATGGATGTTGCGGAAACAGATTCACTTACGATAGCGCTTGTCAATTTCGATCAATCAGAGGAAACAAAATTGATTATTGAATTATTAGAGGAATCTTCGCAGGTTGGTGATGTACTGTCAATGAAAGAAATGAAAGAGCCAGAAGCAAAGCAAGGTATAACAGCCAATGAATTAAGCTCTTACGTCATTTTCCCGGAATACTTTTTTCAAAAACTGATGGACGGACAGTCATCACAACTGTCCATCATCGGAAACCCCGAAAGGCCGCTGCAAAGCCAAATAATCAATGAATTAATCGAAACCCTTACTCGGCACATTCGTAGTTCACAGGCTAACATTCTAACCATCAATCACTATGCAAAACAATTAGGAATAAACGATGAAGAAAGAAATGCCTTACTGCTAGAACAATTCACTGATTACTTTTTTTATGTACTAGGCAGCGACAAAGTAGTAAGTGAGGAACAAATAACCAATAACGCAACCTCCTCCCCCACTGAATATTTCAGTTTAGCGGGATGGTTTACCATAGTAACGATTTGGTTATTTATTATTTATTCGATGTTACAAAAGGACAGCAGCGCAAAGATGAAGGAGCGCGTCCATCTGTATGGAGTTACTGACTTACAACAAGCAGCAGCAACCATCGTCACTACCTTGTTCGTGACAGCTATGATGGCAACTGCTACCTTCTTTTTATACCTGTTTTTCTTTGATGATATAACGATTACGACAGAGAATGGTTTCCGGATAGCTTGCTTACTGATATGCCACAATATGATGGTTTTACAATGCTTTACAATTATCGAGTGGCTGCTGAAATCACAAAAGGGTAAACTGCTGATACAGTCATTGTTCACAGCCATTGTCATCCTTTTTAGTGGCGCTATTATTCCAAAAATCTATTTTCCTGTCTATCTGGAAAACTTTTTTTCATACAGTTTCGCTCATCAATCCTTTTATTGGATAGAACAAATTATGCTGAATGGACGTTTTTATGCTGAATTTATGGGCTTGACGATGACCGTAGTGATCGGATGGATTGTCCTCATTATCATGTCCTCATGGAAAGGACGTGTTTATAAATGA
- a CDS encoding YkvA family protein, translating to MKYKYGYKKYISKARSYFQDKEKSKQLLKEAEIKANDKKGKLEEVWDKLQLLFEALRAWIKEEYKEIPKGSIVMIIAAIIYFVTPIDIVPDFLVGLGLFDDAAVLGFVIKQVSEDLDRFKVWQENHDAEEPPYGENKGD from the coding sequence ATGAAATATAAATACGGCTATAAAAAATATATTTCGAAAGCAAGGAGCTATTTTCAAGATAAGGAAAAATCGAAACAGTTGTTAAAGGAAGCAGAAATAAAAGCAAATGATAAAAAAGGTAAGTTAGAGGAGGTATGGGACAAGCTGCAATTATTATTTGAGGCACTTAGGGCATGGATCAAAGAGGAGTATAAAGAAATTCCGAAAGGGTCTATTGTTATGATCATTGCAGCGATCATTTATTTTGTCACTCCAATAGACATAGTTCCAGATTTTTTAGTTGGATTGGGTTTGTTTGATGATGCAGCTGTGCTTGGATTTGTCATCAAGCAAGTGAGCGAGGATTTGGATCGGTTTAAAGTGTGGCAGGAAAATCATGATGCCGAAGAGCCACCATATGGGGAAAATAAAGGTGACTAG